In one window of Streptomyces showdoensis DNA:
- a CDS encoding GNAT family N-acetyltransferase: MTDLRIRPATEADLSTLVRLRDDAARWMLAGGITGQWRPGELDEEHFRRIMGRDEVWLAESAGHVVGAWELWWRDEDAWGPQPPVAGYVHRLMVDRVTAAPGTGRRLLAAAEDRVAETGRSRVRLDCLAGNAPLNAYYRKAGYRVVGHKEGKPQPGGAPKSFTLLEKELPQG; encoded by the coding sequence GTGACCGACCTGCGCATACGCCCCGCCACCGAGGCCGACCTGTCCACCCTCGTCCGCCTGCGTGACGACGCCGCCCGCTGGATGCTGGCCGGCGGCATCACCGGCCAGTGGCGGCCTGGGGAGCTGGACGAGGAGCACTTCCGCCGGATCATGGGGCGGGACGAGGTGTGGCTCGCGGAGAGCGCCGGGCACGTGGTCGGCGCCTGGGAGCTCTGGTGGCGGGACGAGGACGCCTGGGGCCCCCAGCCGCCCGTCGCCGGGTACGTGCACCGGCTCATGGTGGACCGGGTCACCGCCGCGCCGGGCACGGGGCGGCGGCTGCTTGCGGCCGCGGAGGACCGCGTGGCCGAGACCGGCCGGAGCCGCGTGCGCCTGGACTGCCTGGCCGGCAACGCCCCGCTCAACGCCTACTACCGGAAGGCCGGTTACCGCGTGGTGGGACACAAGGAGGGCAAGCCGCAACCGGGCGGGGCGCCCAAGTCCTTCACGCTGCTGGAGAAGGAGCTCCCCCAAGGGTGA